One Pongo abelii isolate AG06213 chromosome 12, NHGRI_mPonAbe1-v2.0_pri, whole genome shotgun sequence DNA segment encodes these proteins:
- the RTKN gene encoding rhotekin isoform X9: MFSRNHRSRVTVARGSALEMEFKRGRFRLSLFSDPPEDTELQRKLDHEIRMREGACKLLAACSQREQALEATKSLLVCNSRILSYMGELQRRKEAQVLGKTSRRPSDSGPPAERSPCRGQVCISDLRIPLMWKDTEYFKNKGDLHRWAVFLLLQLGEHIQDTEMILVDRTLTDISFQSNVLFAEAGPDFELRLELYGACVEEEGALTGGPKRLATKLSSSLGRSSGRRVRASLDSAGGSGSSPILLPTPAVGGPRYHILAHTTLTLAAVQDGFRTHDLTLASHEENPAWLPLYGSVCCRLAAQPLCMTQPTASGTLRVQQAGEMQNWAQVHGVLKGTNLFCYRQPEDADTGEEPLLTIAVNKETRVRAGELDQALGRPFTLSISNQYGDDEVTHTLQTESREALQSWMEALWQLFFDMSQWKQCCDEIMKIETPAPRKPPQALAKQGSLYHEMVLSEPVAPGGPGEGLLLQDNAISAEIQALLSSYYSDR, translated from the exons ATGTTCTCCCGAAACCACCGGAGCCGGGTCACCGTGGCCAGGGGCTCCGCCCTGGAGATGGAGTTCAAACGCGGCCGCTTCCGACTCAGCCTCTTCAGCGACCCGCCCGAG GACACGGAATTGCAGAGGAAGCTAGACCATGAGATCCGGATGAGGGAAGGGGCCTGTAAGCTGCTGGCAGCCTGCTCCCAGCGAGAGCAGGCTCTGGAGGCCACCAAGAGCCTGCTAGTGTGCAACAGCCGCATCCTCAGCTACATGGGCGAGCTGCAGCGGCGCAAGGAGGCGCAGGTGCTGGGGAAGACAAGCCGGCG GCCTTCTGACAGTGGCCCACCCGCTGAGCGCTCCCCCTGCCGCGGCCAGGTCTGCATCTCTG ACCTCCGGATTCCACTCATGTGGAAGGACACAGAATATTTCAAGAACAAAGGTG ACTTGCACCGCTGGGCTGTgttcctgctgctgcagctggggGAACACATCCAGGACACAGAGATGATCCTGGTGGACAGGACCCTCACAGACATCTCCTTTCAGAGCAATGTGCTCTT CGCTGAGGCGGGGCCAGACTTTGAACTGCGGTTAGAGCTGTATGGGGCCTGTGTGGAAGAAGAGGGGGCCCTGACTGGCGGCCCCAAGAGGCTTGCCACCAAACTCAGCAGCTCCCTGGGCCGCTCCTCGGGGAGGCGTGTCCGGGCATCGCTGGACAGTGCTGGGGGTTCAGGGAGCAGTCCCATCTTGCTCCCCACCCCAGCTGTTGG TGGTCCTCGTTACCACATCTTGGCTCACACCACCCTTACCCTGGCAGCAGTGCAAGATGGATTCCGCACACATGACCTCACCCTTGCCAGTCATG AGGAGAACCCTGCCTGGCTGCCCCTTTATGGTAGCGTGTGTTGCCGTCTGGCAGCTCAGCCTCTCTGCATGACTCAGCCCACTGCAAGTGGTACCCTCAGGGTGCAG CAAGCTGGGGAGATGCAGAACTGGGCACAAGTGCATGGAGTTCTGAAAGGCACAAACCTCTTCTGTTACCGGCAACCTGAGGATGCAGACACTGGGGAAGAGCCGCTGCTTACTATTGCTGTCAACAAG GAGACTCGAGTCCGGGCAGGGGAGCTGGACCAGGCTCTAGGACGGCCCTTCACCCTAAGCATCAGTAACCAGTATGGGGATGATGAGGTGACACACACCCTTCAGACAGAAAGTCGGGAAGCCCTGCAGAGCTGGATGGAGGCTCTGTGGCAGCTTTTCTTTGACATGA GCCAGTGGAAGCAGTGCTGTGATGAAATCATGAAAATTGAAACTCCTGCTCCCCGGAAACCACCTCAAGCACTGGCAAAGCAGGGGTCCTTGTACCACGAGATGG